The Sulfitobacter sp. SK011 genome has a window encoding:
- a CDS encoding 4'-phosphopantetheinyl transferase, producing the protein MMAAPSDRFDQLRAAVITLFDGSVAVVVTDPSRGQPALKAVERPAVAGAIPARQTEFAAGRAAARAAMAQIGIVPGPVPAGPDRAPVWPKGVIGSITHTDKLCIAVVAPATNIRSLGVDAEPATPLDFDLIPTICSAAEQAQAAGPDLGRLAKVIFSAKEATYKAQYPLTGMLFGYDHLDISLDPSAGSFVATFLKRAPPFAVGDTLPGRFVQVADHLVTAVTIGQGMPEGA; encoded by the coding sequence ATGATGGCCGCTCCATCTGACCGATTTGATCAGCTTCGGGCGGCTGTTATCACGTTGTTTGACGGGTCTGTTGCCGTTGTGGTCACAGACCCATCACGCGGGCAGCCTGCGTTGAAGGCAGTTGAACGGCCTGCGGTCGCAGGGGCCATCCCGGCGCGGCAAACCGAGTTTGCCGCAGGTCGCGCGGCGGCGCGTGCGGCGATGGCGCAAATTGGGATCGTGCCCGGCCCGGTCCCTGCTGGCCCTGACCGAGCACCCGTTTGGCCAAAGGGTGTGATCGGCTCAATCACGCATACGGACAAATTGTGCATTGCCGTGGTTGCCCCCGCCACAAACATCCGCAGTCTGGGTGTAGATGCTGAACCTGCCACGCCATTGGATTTTGATCTGATCCCAACCATCTGTTCGGCTGCAGAGCAGGCGCAGGCCGCGGGGCCGGATCTGGGTCGTCTTGCCAAGGTCATTTTTAGCGCCAAGGAAGCAACCTATAAGGCGCAGTATCCGTTGACGGGGATGCTATTCGGCTATGATCACCTCGACATTTCACTGGATCCGTCTGCGGGATCTTTCGTGGCAACCTTCCTCAAACGAGCGCCACCATTCGCGGTTGGTGACACCCTGCCGGGGCGGTTTGTGCAGGTGGCAGATCACCTTGTCACTGCGGTAACGATTGGGCAGGGTATGCCCGAAGGAGCCTGA